atcttttattttcttgtttgTAATCGGTGGGTGATAACGCCttgatcgttcctttctctaAATCCTCATAAAACTGTGATGCTATTGTCGACTGTCTGAATAAAGAATATCGCAAAGACGCGCTATCGATCGGTTGCTTATTCaggagaaaaattaaaagatatttgtcATTTAGAGACaagtttaattttttgaattatttcattatattcgaGCCAATGTCAAGGTGAAGTGAAGACAAAAGaactaatttaaatatttagaaaaatttatatgaatacACATTATCAATTCAAATTATTGTCGGGTACTGTACAGTTTATGAATGTGAAGTTTAATGCACGCAAATTTGGCTAACTTGACCAGTCGGCCAAATCTGCCATCCAAACTTCTCGGTCTACGTCTTAGAAAACACAAACAGTACTGGATTTCCATGATACTCGTGAGCTGAATCCCCTGTTACTCAAAACAAGATTAAGTAATATATGTCCACTTGATTTAAACTCACTCGAAACACCTTAATGTCTGCTCGCGTGACATGATTTTATGAATTAAATTAGAACCGTACCAATGACAAAAATATAGAACTAGTACACTCCTCGCCAAAAAGATAGCCCAGGTGTACTATCTTTCATTTCTCAATGACGAGTGTAAAGTTTTCcgtctgtaacgtataatatcaaaacattGGTTTAGAATATGcggttcgttgaaaataattaaaaatattatgaggtTAATgtgtaacaaaaaaaattattttattttaagaacgaAATCATAGCACATgtacaataagaaaataataatcaacataaattgtaactaacaataattacttatcaaacgtatatacttatttaataataggTACATCCccctttattttcaattacttCTATTGTACGATTTGGTATCGATTTATATAGTTTCTCGATATAATTTTGACTTAACGTATCCCATTCGCGTAcaattgcattttttaattcttgtacGTGTTGATACTGCTTTCCATTCGCCGTGAACAAGTTCTGCTCagcaattttcaataatattaaggTCGGGGGAGCGTGCAGGCCACTAcaaaatagatatattattttcattaaaatatgattGGACCAATCTTGATGTGTGTACAGATGTATTATCTTGTTGAAAGAAAGAATCAGGTCCAGAAATGTGTtctacataattatttatttgttctttggttaaatttatgtatctaTTGACACTATTCATTCTCCCATTGATGAACTTGATACTTGTCTTGCCAAAATAATCGATGCCGGTCCAAACCATCACGCTGCCTCCACCCATTTGTCGTCGAATTGCTGAAATTGTCTCTTTTCCTATgtcatgaaaataatattggaaCCCATCAGCACCATCCAAGTTGAATCTTTTTCATCTGAAAATAGTACCATTCTCCATTTCTTTTTCCGATGCACTTTTTCTGTTACAAAGCGTAAACGAAGGTTTACGTTTCGTTGTTTACGAAGGttcctttttcaattttagcctcttaatatttttgcagGATAGTAGAAGTCGAGGAACACTTGAAATGCTGGCACTAACATTGggttttttcattatttgctTCGTTAATTGTTTGCGTTAACTGCAAGTTGGAAATTACACGCAAAATTGCTCGCTTATCCATATCGGACAACGATGACAGACGACCagtacttttctttttccataatattcaacattttttaagaaattgcgTATTACTTTACGACTTCTTattactttcaatatttttgatacTGGCAACTGTTTTAGTTCAAGAATTTGCTTTTTTCAgactcgtttaatttttttccacATCCCatacttacaaatttatataatattgtactgCAATCTTTACTCGTTGATAGATCATGAACTACTGAGCAATTTCTAAACATATTAATAGAGTTTTCCATCATTCcgttcttaaaataaaacaattttttttgttacacACTAAacctcataatatttttaattattttcaacgaaccgCATATTCTGAGCTCATaatgttttgatattatacgttacagacgAAAAACTTTACACGCgtcattgagaaattaaagatagcACACCTAGGCTATCTTCTTGGCGAGGAGTGTACCAAACAAATTGACACGAAAAATATAGTCGTACAAAAAAACGCGTGAAATGTGAAACATGTAAGAAGAAAGACAAGTTttcattcatatattttacaaaaattcggTGAAATCCTCAAACTACTAAATCATTTTGTTATCTAAACCTATAAAATCTTTTCtataaatctaaaaaaattacgaattgaTCATTTTGATCTATTTAATGGTTCTGGTAGTGTTCATTGAATTACTATACAGCACTACTGTAatcagaagaaaaatattcgatcaaACATGCAGATTAGTccaaattttttttcaaaaagaagaaaaaaatgaacgaTTGCACAATTGAGAAGATGCGAAGAGAAGGTCAGTCATCGGATAGTTTAATCCAGGAAAGCATACGATCTAGTTCTAGGCCGTGAGGAGCCTTGTGACACTAGCCTAATAAGCTCTGGGCCCATGTGACAAGCGATCGATGATGAATCCGTACAAATCATTCGCGAGTACCTATCTTAGCGTTAAAATTCGATGCTAGGTCAACACGCATAGGGCAGCTAAACGTATCTACTCGGCACGTTCGTTCAAATCCGCTGCGCCATTGCGCTAAGCTTCCGCGAAACGCGTCGCGAGTTCTCTGATATTGCTATCCAATACGGtgaacaattaattataaacgTTGACACATGCGCCTGCTACGGTACGATCGAAATTTTGAGATTTGGCTATTGTGAGGATCAACGGTGAGCGAGTTGATCActaatttttcaacaaaaaattttatgtGAAAATCGTTAGTGCTCTTTGTGTGTTGTTTCCATTCGAGTGTTGTTCCAATATTGATAGTGATGATAGTTCGATAGCTTATTCcatgtaaaacaaaaaaaaaaaagaaaaaaatgtattgtGATCTTTTTTGCTTTCGTTCAcgtactattatatattacatccTCGTTTATCAAAACACCGATTAATGATCAATTATCGGAACATcgatcaataaaaaatttggagATGTCATTATGTAAGAAAGATTGGGAAACAAGAATAGAAATTGAGAGAAATGGTTATACTttgattgaaatatattcttgCGTGTTCGATATGAGTACTTAggagataattaaaaaaataaattatcttctCTCATTTGAAAACAAAGTTATTCGAATTACCTGAGAAATTTGATTATACGAATAGCGTATGTTAGTATTAATTTGGATAATCAAGATTCTATTGTATTCATTACTTTTACAGGGTTGTGTATTATAGTGTGTCGATTCATTTGGTTGCAGATAATATGAATCTAGAGGAATACCGCAAGCATGGTGAGTAAAAAAACATTTACTTTCATTCTAATgcgcgtaaaataataaatatccaaGTATTTACCGATTAATTCGTTTTAATCTCCGTGGCGtatacgtaatagtaataaaataatagcccgttatataccgttacatgTAGGTGTTTATGGTTCTTGGAAATATTTGCACATCTCGTACTCTTATCACACGATCAAATACTCACACGTGAAACGAGAAACTTACAACGAGCAATCAAATAAGATTCTAAGCATTAAAACGATACCAATAAAGAGGAATCACCGTAGGGGAGAGTAAGTCTATAGGATCTTTATGGATTCGATACTGTTTCCAATACGCTAGGTTCCGCCTTTACAATCTAAATCTCTGAATCCTAGGCAAATCTCCGTATGAGATTTCCCTTTTCCTTAAATCCAATTTCGTACGAAAAAATCGGTCTCTCTGTCTTCGTCTCTCTTGTTATCTATTGATTGTTTCAAAGGCCAACTGACTTTTATAgcaatttatattacaacTTGATTCTAAAGTTTGTACAAATTTAAGGCGTTGCCGATTTTTCTTGTGAAGagagttatacggtatataaaTCGTTTAATGTTTAAGAAGTGCTAAGGCTTGTATATCGCAGCCTGATTGACCTGCGACTTTTAGAAACCGTTAAATAACACGAATCGAATCTTATCGTGAAGCGTAATGTACATCAGAGAAGCGAATTGGGAAAGAAACAAAGCTGTTATTCGGGACAACGGTTTCATCTGTACAAGTATTTTCCCAATATACTTAAGATCGAGTCCTCCAAATAAAGAAAGCCAAAGATAATCGGTTTACAGATTTCCACCGGGGCTTAATAATTGATTTTCCCAAGAGGTAGTCGTCGTCGAACTTTCACAATGTAACAAAACGCTTTGAAACGTAACAAAAGTTCAAAATCCATCaaacaagtaactaaaaatcTTAGGAATGTAATCttgaaatttaatgtaaatcCAAGAAAAGCAGGAAAGAATATCAAACTATATCGCGCGAATAATACTTCATTGAATCCatgaatttatattgaaacagcaatttttatatcgacTTCATCGCGATTTCGAATTGTTAGGAAAAGAAATGGTGGATTACATTGCCGATTATCTGGCGAATATTCGATCTCGACGCGTTTACCCGGCGGTTTCTCCCGGTTACCTGAGAAACGTTTTGCCTACATCCGCACCTGTGGATGGCGAACCTTGGGAGGATATATTCGCGGACATCGAAAGGTGCATCATGCCAGGAGTGACGCATTGGCAGAGTCCACATATGCACGCCTATTTTCCAGCCCTTAATTCACCTGCAAGTCTGCTAGCCGATATGCTGGCCGACGCAATCAATTGTCTTGGATTTACTTGGGTAAGAACAATAATGTGAATATCGCACATGTGTAGAGTGAAATGGTTTAGTTTATTATGCTTTCTCTTGTTCGGCTTAAAACTTCTGTCATGCGTGATGtatttaacgatattatattagaaaCACTTTTCAATAGTACGAGTTAACTACTGGAAAGAGAGCATTGAAATCGATTATATTAAGATCTTCCATGATGGCTGTATATAATGAACTACGTTTCGGATTAATACCTTTCTCATAAGCTAAGTTCGGAAGTTACCATATTGAAATTCGACGTTTTGTCTAGTACTGTTAATATGAGCTCCCATTGTCAGTTCTTGCTAAAAGATCTTGTATTTAGTTTCGTACCTGTAAAACTTGACGTTATCTATAAATGCAGCGTTCTTCATAATCCCACGTGtgtgttaaaaaaataattgagcATATTAAAGGATatcatattgtataattattgtaGCATGATATATTTTAGTCCTCTACACGTCTATTAAACTtcctataaataataattacaaataatttaaatgtcaAATTAAACACTTTCGATAcgagaaattttgaaatttagctgaatatattattataaacatacTCCAATATATTGTGATATAACAATACAAGGGacaatatttccatttttctaaTTGTGAAATTTATTCGCGTGCTTTAAAAAGTgtgttttgtaaaatatattttatgttcgtCTACTTTAAAAGGCTTCGAGTCCTGCGTGTACAGAACTCGAGACGATCGTAATGAACTGGCTCGGGAAAATGATTGGCCTGCCAGATAAATTCTTACATTGTCCTGGAGGATCTGGAGGTGGTGGCGTGATACAAACAACTGCATCCGAAGCCACTCTCGTTTGCTTACTCGCAGCGAGAACCCGAGCAATTAGAGACGTGCAACAAAGTGAACCGGATCGTTTGCCCGCTGAGATTAATTCGCGTCTTGTCGCGTATTGCTCCGACCAGGTACGTACTTTCGTTTTAAATCTTTTCCTAACACGAACTTATTTTCCTAAGAGTACTTTGAATATCTTTACTCTCTTGTGAATTTATTCTTATAACCCAAATGGTTTccatttcataattattacgtatttatcTATGTCccattattctttttttttctttttttaatcacTGAACATCGTTCTACTTTCATTGTACGTTATTCTGTCATTGTCgccttttaaatatttgaagacgTGATGTAAAAGAAATCTTACTTTCTGTGATGTAAATGTCATATAGGCTCATTCCAGTGTAGAGAAAGCTGGATTGATAGGATTAGTTCGAATGAAGTATGTTGATTCTGACAGTCAACTAAGTATGAGAGGAGAGGCTTTGCTCGAAGCAATAACGCACGACAGAGCTGCGGGATTACTTCCCTTTTTTGTAAGTATCGTTGCTCATATTTACGAAAAGTATTTCgatggtaaaaataaaaatttagttcgaaataaatatctatctTTGACACATCTATCTCAAGCAACTTgaacataattttaattagagaTTCCTTCAATCTGAATAGTTCCACGTGATATTCTTTAAGAaaacacatatatataataaataactcATTGGAAAAAAACCTAcggatattatataacatcgTATTAAACCGAGAAGCGATTcacgagaaaatatttgttctcTTTGTTTCCAATTAACATTATGAGGGTGAATAATGATACCGCAGTAGAAAATAATCGAGACGTCAATTAAGCTTGCCAGATTTGTTAGTAGTTGGAGAATGAGGTGAACATGACGTAGCAAGGCGGATTGTATCTCTCCTAGTTGGTCCCTAAGGACATCGACATAAAACagtctttcatttttcaatacaGTAAACCCAATGTACGGAAAAGTAGATTCTATTACGACGCTGTAGCTATTCAAACAGGAAATTTCAGAAGATACTAAAACTCGTAATAAGTTTTATCGATAAACTTATTTTTAGaactacataaaataaaaatctatacTACATTGTAAATCGATTTAAAAGTCAAATTTGTTTAACATGTTTTTTTCATTATCAAGGTTTGCGCTACTTTGGGTACAACGGGTGCCTGTGCTTTCGATAATCTCAAAGAAGTTGGTCTTGTGTGTAAGTAAACTAAATCGAGTTGAAAATGAAGTTACTAAACGTTCGTGCGATACGCATTAGAAAGATACATAgtgttttatttcaaaattaaatagacAAATAATTCTGATGGGAGATTGGTTGAGAacgtattgaattttaaaacgattctctataaacgataataaaaatatgattcgtgatattatactattatactaaatattattataatataatctcgATCAGTTTGATTCACAAATTAAACGTTCCGAAACTGTAAATTCGTGAATTGATTTTCATTCGTGATTTAAACCCTGTTCCATTCGAATCATCAACAGTTAGGTTTATTGTAGGTGAACAGAATGGACTCTGGTTGCACGTGGATGCAGCTTACGCAGGCAGTGCATTCGTGTGCCCTGAATTTCGTGGCTGGCTTCAAGGAATAGAATATGCCGATTCAATTGCATTTAATCCTAGTAAATGGCTCATGGTGCATTTTGATTGCACCGCTATGTGGTGAGTTATATACAAACATCTGAATTTTACTTCGATGACAATTATTCGTTCCCTGTtcttaatagaaataaaaataaaatgaacatCGAATTTAAAGAAGCACATAAGAAAGGAAATTTGTAAATCTGCAAATCATTATAGATCCGATAAATTCATAACCCCGAATGATTATTGGCTTTTGTCTCTTTTCTCATAGCTTATAGATTGAACAGCGGATGCAGAATGAgttttttcattcttcctgCAATTTCCGTCGACTTGTTCGACTAACCCGGCATAATTCACAATCTTTAAGATGAATATTTGAAAGCCTGTTAAAGTCGATAGTGCGAGGAAAAATTGCTGCCAAGAATTTAATGCTTTATAAAACTTGCTCGTGGTTGAATGTATTTCACAATTAAAACAATTCTTTTGCTGGAATatttcttgtaaaatttcttctATTATAGTTATATTCGATAGTAAGTacattcaattaaaattcaatagcGACAAATATGCAAATCTGCCCGACTAAATATTAGTAATCCAAACCGTTCAAATGAATTGCGATATAATAAGTGATGTTTATATCCTGTATCGCGaccaattgaaataaataaaattctgagGAAACATATTATTCGTAGAGAAACTATAAATCAAAGACGTGTATGggttgtaaaaattaattggaaataaCTCTTTTAGGGTGAAAAGTAGCCAAGCATTGCATAGAACCTTTAACGTGGATCCATTGTATTTGAAGCATGAAAACTCAGGTAACGATGCAGCTACACAACTTTTGTATCGCGTTTAATATAACCTCTTGAATTCAgtcgattaaaatattcgattaaataaaacatcttATTTATTTGCAGGGCTTGCTATCGATTATATGGTAAGGAATCAATATATTAGTTCCACCGATGAAATTAATTCACGACATTCACGcgttattttttgtttatgatTTTAGCACTGGCAAATTCCATTGTCAAAGAGATTCAGAGCGCTGAAATTGTGGTTCGTCATTAGAAATTACGGAATCACCGGTCTTCAGAAGCATATTCGCGAGGTTTCTATTACATCATACTTCTTATGTGTTAAAAAGCTACGTGTACAATATACAAAGATGTTTATGCGACCTTTCTTCGCTTAAATCCTTAGATAATTGTGATTTTgcgtaaaaaaattattcagtatcgttattattaattatataaaaaatatattttatatttcttacataACTAGTCAGAGATCACTATTATCTCTAAAAGACAATGTTCTAACTTTAAGTGATTATGGTTGTTAAATAATGTTGTgttctttaataatattggTCAACAGTTGCATCGCAggattttattacaaatgcaTTCTATTACGTAAACAATATTTAgagttaaatttatttctctataGTTTTGCTCTAATACGAATTTCAGGGCGTCAGGCTGGCACAAAAATTTGAAGCGCTCGTTTTAGCAGACGCGCGCTTCGAAATTCCAGCAACGAGGCATCTTGGACTTGTAGTGTTTCGTCTTCgtggagaaaataatttaacagaACGTTTATTGAAAAAGATGAATTCGAGGGGCCGTGTTCATTGCGTACCAGCTGCTTTGCATGGGAAATACGTGATTCGATTTACGGTCACTTCGACTAAGTAAGTcaacatttattaaaaattcattttttgttCGTGGCAGGTAATGATTCTTAGAAAATGAGTTTCGTAGAAAATTCTGCGAATCAACAAATTATCGAAATGACGATGAAATGTTGGAGAACgttgttttttaataaataattctgagTAAAGATTTGTTGAGCtttgattataattttagCACCACTAATGAAGATATCTTAAGAGACTGGGCCGAGATACGAAATACAGCGAACGAAATTCTAGGAGATACCACAACTTCTCCTGTACGAGCAAAAGTTCCACTTGCAGGTAACGCAGAAACGAACGGTAGATCGACTGACTTTATACAAACAATCTCGTGCAATTTTTAAAGTATTGAGGTAAACATTGCTTGCAAATTTTGTATGCCGCTCAAGCACTCATCGAGTGTAAGCTTGTTCTTTATTAAACATTCTGTTTCAGATTTTCTAGATAGATGGAGTTTcgtgctttctttttttctttctgttcgtAAAAATCCAAATCATTCCAGTATTATACAGAAAGAGATCTTAAGTTTACTAAATGaaaacgtattactagaattaatttttactagCCCATTGAACGTTTATGAAGGGGGTGGTGTATGggattattattgaaatatatgatTAACATTATTAACGTATACAGTTAGTAGTGAATATTAAACAGTATAtcttattatacataaatatacatatataacagGATTGTTCATTTGTAAAGATTCAAGATGATTCTTTTCTTgtgatgtttttttttttaattacttatgTAGCGAATGTTATTTATGTAGCGTTATTAgagtttcattttcattgtttataTACCAATACTTTTTTGCTCAAAATTACAccaaataatttgtatttttaattacaccaAATAATAAGAAACAGTTTTATTTCTAATCACTTGGTTTTGATTTTCTctcccctttttttttatacgaatGCATGTCTATAATTTTTGGAATGCAGAAAGCTCAGGTAAGACGAGTTACCAATACTtgcgattttatattttttattttgcttttatCCTTTAAAGGTATTAAAGTCAATATCAAAGTTACTGGGATAATTGGAGTAAGTAATAAACGGGACTTTTAATTTTCAGAAACTCGAGAGAAGAACGAAAATTTCGGTTCAAGTTTGTTGTTGGCTAATTCTCCAATGTCACCAAAAATTGTGAATGGCAGCTTCGCTGCAATATACGATACTGCGGATGTATTCGAAGAATGCACGAAAGCGTTTGGTCAACTACGCCTCGAAGCTAGAGATAGTCcaggtaaataaaaaattacaacgaataaAGTAGGAAAAAGCAAAGTATACCTTAATTTTAAGCTATGCGGCGCCGGATTCGAGGAATATTGATGTCAGGAAAACAATTCTCTTTAGATTCCCGCATGGATCTCGTACAGGTAGGCATAATATAATTTACCTTCTacaatgttttaaaattaccgatgcatatttttatatttgcattGCTACATATTTTAGGGATACGTTAGTTGTCGCCCAGCTAGAGAAATGGCGTCGGAATTACCATTGCAAGAGGACGAAGATTTTGGAACTAGTGAAATCTCTGACGCTAATCAATCAAAAAATGGCAAGTAATATTAgtaataacaacaataatgTTAAACTCgaattagaattattaattgcaTATGACGAATGATTCCAAGATATtccaagaatattttaatattcgttgTCTGAAGAACATGCGGAATATCGAGTACAAACCAAAAAGATAAATGGACATATAGTTTCGAAATGTTCTAAATAAGCTAAAATCATTTTCAAAAGTTGGTAATTTAATTACGAAAAGAAATGAATGGGCTGAATCAATCAATGATCTTAAATCTATAGTTCTTCTTTGTAGaaggtaaataaaatacagcataaaattattgttaattcCCTTACTGAGTGCAAAGAGAACTGAAACTTAAAGTTTCGAAAGCTAaggttttatataatatgaattctaaagAAAGCTGCCTTGAAGATCGATCGAACTTTAAAGCTTCGAAGATTCAAACTTTATATATCACTAACAAATAGTAATctattttcctattttatataatcagATGACCCTGGTGAATGTTCAACTAACCAACAAGAGGCGGAAGTTTCCGGAAACATAGACAAATCGTTAAGAAGACAAATTTCTAATACTCGCCCAAATTACGTCGTGAATGGCTCGGTAAAGATCGGTTCTCAAGACTGCTCGAATACTCTAACGTCCATAATGTCTGCCGAAAGTAATTTGCCGAGAAGTGAAACAATAGCTGCGATCGGTCATCGTCCATATAGCAGCGATTTGTCATCGATGCAGGGCCACAATGAGAATCCTGATGAAGGAAATGAAGGCAGCATGGGGGACGCAGCTGTATGCAGAAAATGTGGCCATTGCATGAAGAAGGAATAGAGTTATCCATAAATTATATTGTGACAGTTCCCGACTGTGTGTACTCCTTCGATGTCGTCGATGGATTCTATGTTGTTCAGATTTAAGCGTGGCGCCTCGCAGGCCTCGCGACAAATTGTTGAAGAGAAAGTACATAATCAGCTACGATATTAAATCTGAATTTACCGTCTAAAAATTACCCtctatttaattaacttcCTTACCCCATTTCttttaagaatattatacATGTACTGTTATCGTgtatttagaatattatagTAGGGATATTTTAAGGATATTATAATACTATGGTTTATTTTCTCTCGACAAAGTTGTAAGAATGATAGAATTTTTGTCTTGAGTAAGTCAAGAGTGTATTTTAAATCAGAGAAACGGATgtgtgaatatttattaaattcttgagattgttcgtaatatttttaacggTAGACATATTCTGTGTTATGTATGATATATTATGTTCGATGGGATTGGAAGATCATTATTTATCATGAATTTCTGCTAAACATTGAAACGCAAAATTTAAGCAAATATCGTGTACTGTATATTACAGTCTACTATCGTCTACTGTATACTACAATAACCGATTCGAAAAAGGAACGAGGAAACAACgcgaaaagaaaattcaacggcataaattttattgtaaattctaGTACGACGGTCCTGATTCAATGTTTCTGGTCCAAAAAAAAGAGCAGGGAATAGGATCTAagaaaacatttcaaaaaataaatccaatgacataaaaattttattgcgaATTTGAATACAACGATGACGGATCTGACCAATC
The nucleotide sequence above comes from Bombus fervidus isolate BK054 chromosome 6, iyBomFerv1, whole genome shotgun sequence. Encoded proteins:
- the Hdc gene encoding histidine decarboxylase isoform X2, producing MNLEEYRKHGKEMVDYIADYLANIRSRRVYPAVSPGYLRNVLPTSAPVDGEPWEDIFADIERCIMPGVTHWQSPHMHAYFPALNSPASLLADMLADAINCLGFTWASSPACTELETIVMNWLGKMIGLPDKFLHCPGGSGGGGVIQTTASEATLVCLLAARTRAIRDVQQSEPDRLPAEINSRLVAYCSDQAHSSVEKAGLIGLVRMKYVDSDSQLSMRGEALLEAITHDRAAGLLPFFVCATLGTTGACAFDNLKEVGLVCEQNGLWLHVDAAYAGSAFVCPEFRGWLQGIEYADSIAFNPSKWLMVHFDCTAMWVKSSQALHRTFNVDPLYLKHENSGLAIDYMHWQIPLSKRFRALKLWFVIRNYGITGLQKHIREGVRLAQKFEALVLADARFEIPATRHLGLVVFRLRGENNLTERLLKKMNSRGRVHCVPAALHGKYVIRFTVTSTNTTNEDILRDWAEIRNTANEILGDTTTSPVRAKVPLAETREKNENFGSSLLLANSPMSPKIVNGSFAAIYDTADVFEECTKAFGQLRLEARDSPAMRRRIRGILMSGKQFSLDSRMDLVQGYVSCRPAREMASELPLQEDEDFGTSEISDANQSKNDDPGECSTNQQEAEVSGNIDKSLRRQISNTRPNYVVNGSVKIGSQDCSNTLTSIMSAESNLPRSETIAAIGHRPYSSDLSSMQGHNENPDEGNEGSMGDAAVCRKCGHCMKKE
- the Hdc gene encoding histidine decarboxylase isoform X3, translating into MNLEEYRKHGKEMVDYIADYLANIRSRRVYPAVSPGYLRNVLPTSAPVDGEPWEDIFADIERCIMPGVTHWQSPHMHAYFPALNSPASLLADMLADAINCLGFTWASSPACTELETIVMNWLGKMIGLPDKFLHCPGGSGGGGVIQTTASEATLVCLLAARTRAIRDVQQSEPDRLPAEINSRLVAYCSDQAHSSVEKAGLIGLVRMKYVDSDSQLSMRGEALLEAITHDRAAGLLPFFVCATLGTTGACAFDNLKEVGLVCEQNGLWLHVDAAYAGSAFVCPEFRGWLQGIEYADSIAFNPSKWLMVHFDCTAMWVKSSQALHRTFNVDPLYLKHENSGLAIDYMHWQIPLSKRFRALKLWFVIRNYGITGLQKHIREGVRLAQKFEALVLADARFEIPATRHLGLVVFRLRGENNLTERLLKKMNSRGRVHCVPAALHGKYVIRFTVTSTNTTNEDILRDWAEIRNTANEILGDTTTSPVRAKVPLAGNAETNEKNENFGSSLLLANSPMSPKIVNGSFAAIYDTADVFEECTKAFGQLRLEARDSPDSRMDLVQGYVSCRPAREMASELPLQEDEDFGTSEISDANQSKNDDPGECSTNQQEAEVSGNIDKSLRRQISNTRPNYVVNGSVKIGSQDCSNTLTSIMSAESNLPRSETIAAIGHRPYSSDLSSMQGHNENPDEGNEGSMGDAAVCRKCGHCMKKE
- the Hdc gene encoding histidine decarboxylase isoform X1, with the protein product MNLEEYRKHGKEMVDYIADYLANIRSRRVYPAVSPGYLRNVLPTSAPVDGEPWEDIFADIERCIMPGVTHWQSPHMHAYFPALNSPASLLADMLADAINCLGFTWASSPACTELETIVMNWLGKMIGLPDKFLHCPGGSGGGGVIQTTASEATLVCLLAARTRAIRDVQQSEPDRLPAEINSRLVAYCSDQAHSSVEKAGLIGLVRMKYVDSDSQLSMRGEALLEAITHDRAAGLLPFFVCATLGTTGACAFDNLKEVGLVCEQNGLWLHVDAAYAGSAFVCPEFRGWLQGIEYADSIAFNPSKWLMVHFDCTAMWVKSSQALHRTFNVDPLYLKHENSGLAIDYMHWQIPLSKRFRALKLWFVIRNYGITGLQKHIREGVRLAQKFEALVLADARFEIPATRHLGLVVFRLRGENNLTERLLKKMNSRGRVHCVPAALHGKYVIRFTVTSTNTTNEDILRDWAEIRNTANEILGDTTTSPVRAKVPLAGNAETNEKNENFGSSLLLANSPMSPKIVNGSFAAIYDTADVFEECTKAFGQLRLEARDSPAMRRRIRGILMSGKQFSLDSRMDLVQGYVSCRPAREMASELPLQEDEDFGTSEISDANQSKNDDPGECSTNQQEAEVSGNIDKSLRRQISNTRPNYVVNGSVKIGSQDCSNTLTSIMSAESNLPRSETIAAIGHRPYSSDLSSMQGHNENPDEGNEGSMGDAAVCRKCGHCMKKE